CCGGCGGCTGGAGACCGGCGGGTGACCGGAGGCGATGCAGCGGTGCGGCTGGGCCTGCGCGCCAACCTGGCCCAGTTCGCCCTGCTCGTCGCCGTCAACGCACTGGTGGGTGGCGTCCTCGGCCAGGAACGCACCGTGCTGCCGCTGCTGGCCGACCGGACGTTCGGGCTGACCGGCTACACGTTCCTGCTCACCTACGTGGGCGCGTTCGGCATCACGAAGGCCGCCACCAACTACCTCGCCGGCACGCTGTCCGACCGGTTCGGGCGCAAGCCAGTACTGCTTGCTGGCTGGGTGGTCGCGCTACCGGTGCCGCTGCTGATCATCTGGGCGCCTAGCTGGGGGTGGGTGATCGCCGCCAACGTGCTGCTCGGCGTCAACCAGGGGCTGACCTGGTCCACCACGGTCATCATGAAGATCGACCTGGCCGGCCCGGCCAGGCGCGGCCTGGCGATGGGCCTGAACGAGGCGGCCGGCTACGGTGCCGTCGCCGCCACCGCCGCGGCCACCGGGTACCTCGCCGCCAACTACGGGCTGCGCCCCGCTCCGTTCCTGCTCGGGCTCAGCTACGCCGTGCTCGGGCTCGGCCTTTCCCTCGGCGTCGTACGGGAGACCCGCGCGCACGCCGAGCTGGAGGCCGCCAGCCACGCCCACGTCCCGCCGCCGCTCGACAACCGGCAGGTGTTCACGCGCACCAGCTTCCGCGAGCCCGCCCTGTCGTCGGCCAGCCAGGCCGGCATGGTGAACAACCTCAACGACGGGCTCGCCTGGGGCCTGTTCCCGCTGCTGTTCGGCACCGCCGGTCTGACGGTGGCCCAGATCGGCGTACTCGCCGCGCTCTATCCGGCGGTCTGGGGTGCCGGCCAGCTGGCCACAGGCGCGCTGTCCGACCGGCTCGGCCGCAAGCACCTCATCACCGCGGGCATGCTCACCCAGGCCGCGGCGCTCGCGCTGATCGCGTACGCCGGCACGTTCGCCGTCTGGGCCGGCGCCGCCGTGCTGCTCGGCGTCGGTACGGCGCTGGTCTACCCCACGCTGCTCGCCGCCGTCGGCGACGTCGCCCACCCGTCCTGGCGCGCGCGGGCGGTCGGCGTCTACCGCCTCTGGCGCGACGGCGGCTTCGCCGTCGGCGCCGTGCTGTCCGGCGTCGCCGCCGACCTGTGGGGCCTGCGCGCGGCCGTGTGGGTGGTCGCCGCCGTCACCGCTGCGTCCGGCGTCCTCGTCGCCGTCCGGATGTACGAGACGCACCCCCGCCGGTAGCGCTAC
This genomic window from Streptosporangiales bacterium contains:
- a CDS encoding MFS transporter, translated to MRLGLRANLAQFALLVAVNALVGGVLGQERTVLPLLADRTFGLTGYTFLLTYVGAFGITKAATNYLAGTLSDRFGRKPVLLAGWVVALPVPLLIIWAPSWGWVIAANVLLGVNQGLTWSTTVIMKIDLAGPARRGLAMGLNEAAGYGAVAATAAATGYLAANYGLRPAPFLLGLSYAVLGLGLSLGVVRETRAHAELEAASHAHVPPPLDNRQVFTRTSFREPALSSASQAGMVNNLNDGLAWGLFPLLFGTAGLTVAQIGVLAALYPAVWGAGQLATGALSDRLGRKHLITAGMLTQAAALALIAYAGTFAVWAGAAVLLGVGTALVYPTLLAAVGDVAHPSWRARAVGVYRLWRDGGFAVGAVLSGVAADLWGLRAAVWVVAAVTAASGVLVAVRMYETHPRR